A genome region from Carassius carassius chromosome 23, fCarCar2.1, whole genome shotgun sequence includes the following:
- the rbm28 gene encoding RNA-binding protein 28 isoform X3: MEDDAQRAIKEVREYEGEKIFVTVAKKKPDDKKKKKKVKTEGDSEDKKEPKHEHTQTKSPAKSTGIKKNKLKARLIIRNLSFKCEEDDLKQIFSEYGTVMEAKIPLKPDGKKRGFAFVQFRNMTEAGKALASMNLKEIKDRQVAVDWAIAKDKYLANQSAGAAGTIKEENVNSKGAGADGKEKEAKEKPTSQEEKDDSESEEEEASEEDDEANSSEEDDAENDSESQHSDSDASEPEDDDDSDETEGKTPPKKRDPLPSDVNEGRTIFIRNLAFDTDEEGLEEVLLQFGELKYVRVVMSVDTGYSKGCAFAQFKSKEAADKCIVAAEDEKEFGGIRVDGRRLNVLPAVNREDAVKFKDKKVKTHTGSRNLYLAREGLIRPGSKSAEGVSETDLAKRTRFEELKRAKLKDMNIYVSKTRLCVHNLPKNVDQQKLQKLCVSAAGGKELRITECRVMYDKKPIHGQVIGKSLGYGFVEFKEHEHALQALRHLNNNPDIFGPQKRPIVEFSLEDGRKLKLKAIRLENSKKQLKKGSSQKGEQLPQQQQQHSGMKGPLSKGNSADVVKQEKEQGSQYSGFMTKPEVEHVELEDGKKRPKVLHMPSHRGPKIRKRDKGKQLMVQPKKLKKGPSRKERKGSTFMEKSSENRKPNSKPAKRKFQNREDVRFDTLVNQYKKKLMGTSNAKTAVKKSKWFS, translated from the exons ATGGAAGATGATGCACAGCGGGCCATAAAAGAAGTCCGAGAGTATGAAGGCGAGAAGATATTTGTAACTGTGGCCAAGAAAAAACCTGAtgataagaaaaagaagaagaaagtaaAAACAGAAGGAG ATTCAGAAGATAAAAAGGAACcaaagcatgaacacacacaaaccaaaagTCCTGCGAAGAGTACAGGCATAAAGAAGAACAAACTGAAAGCTAGACTGATCATCAGAAATCTCAGTTTTAAG TGTGAAGAAGATGATTTAAAACAGATCTTCTCTGAGTATGGAACAGTGATGGAGGCCAAGATTCCCTTAAAACCAG ATGGAAAGAAGCGAGGTTTTGCATTTGTGCAGTTTAGGAATATGACAGAAGCTGGAAAAGCTCTGGCATCGATGAACCTGAAGGAGATCAAAG ACAGACAGGTGGCTGTGGACTGGGCCATTGCAAAAGACAAGTATCTCGCCAACCAATCAGCGGGAGCAGCTG GAACCATCAAAGAAGAGAATGTGAATTCTAAAGGTGCAGGAGCTGATGGGAAAGAAAAAGAGGCCAAGGAAAA GCCCACATCACAGGAAGAAAAGGATGACTCTGAGTCAGAAGAAGAAGAGGCATCCGAGGAGGATGATGAAGCCAATAGTAGTGAAGAGGATGATGCAGAAAATGACTCTGAATCTCAGCATTCAGACAGTGATGCCAGTGAacctgaagatgatgatgactcTGATGAAACTGAGGGAAAAA CTCCTCCAAAGAAGAGAGACCCTCTTCCTTCAGATGTGAATGAGGGAAGAACCATCTTCATCAG AAATCTGGCCTTTGACACAGATGAAGAGGGTTTGGAAGAAGTGTTGTTGCAGTTTGGTGAGCTAAAATACGTCCGTGTGGTGATGAGCGTAGACACAGGATATTCAAAAG GTTGTGCTTTTGCTCAGTTTAAAAGTAAAGAAGCGGCAGACAAATGTATCGTTGCTGCTGAAGATGAAAAAGAG TTCGGTGGCATTAGGGTTGATGGAAGGAGATTGAACGTTTTGCCTGCAGTAAACAGAGAAGATGCTGTCAAATTCAAGGACAAGAAAGTGAAAACTCACACAGGCTCTAGGAACCTTTACCTCGCCAGAGAGGGCT TGATTCGTCCTGGATCCAAGTCTGCAGAGGGAGTTTCAGAAACGGACTTGGCCAAGAGAACAAGA TTTGAGGAGCTAAAAAGGGCAAAGTTAAAGGACATGAACATTTATGTGTCTAAAACACGGTTGTGTGTTCATAACCTGCCTAAGAATGTGGATCAACAGAAACTTCAGAAGCTCTGCGTCTCTGCTGCTGGTGGGAAAGAGCTCCGCATCACTGAG TGCCGTGTGATGTATGACAAGAAGCCTATTCATGGTCAGGTGATCGGCAAGTCTCTGGGATATGGCTTTGTGGAGTTTAAAGAGCATGAGCATGCTCTACAAGCCCTTCGTCACCTCAACAACAACCCAGACATCTTTGGACCCCAAAAG AGACCCATAGTGGAGTTTTCTCTGGAGGATGGAAGAAAGCTGAAACTTAAAGCCATTCGTTTGGAAAACAGCAAG AAACAACTCAAAAAAGGCAGTAGCCAAAAAGGAGAGCAACtgccgcagcagcagcagcagcattcgGGGATGAAAGGACCCTTGAGCAAAGGAAATTCAGCTGATGTTGTTAAACAGGAGAAGGAACAAGGAAGCCAGTACAGCGGCTTTATGACCAAACCAGAGGTGGAGCATGTAGAACTGGAGGATGGCAAAAAACGGCCCAAGGTTCTGCACATGCCTTCACACAGAGGCCCAAAGATCAG GAAACGTGATAAAGGGAAACAACTGATGGTACAACCCAAGAAACTGAAGAAAGGGCCCAGCAGGAAAGAGAGAAAGGGGTCTACTTTCATGGAGAAATCCAGCGAGAACAGGAAACCG AATAGCAAACCTGCAAAACGAAAGTTCCAGAACAGAGAGGATGTCCGTTTTGACACACTGGTGAACCAGTACAAAAAGAAACTAATGGGAACATCAAATGCTAAGACTGCAGTCAAAAAGAGCAAATGGTTCAGCTGA
- the rbm28 gene encoding RNA-binding protein 28 isoform X2, translating into MPAVTLFVRRLPAAATNQRLAELFSEVGPLKNCFVVRDRETEKCRGFGYVTFSMEDDAQRAIKEVREYEGEKIFVTVAKKKPDDKKKKKKVKTEGDSEDKKEPKHEHTQTKSPAKSTGIKKNKLKARLIIRNLSFKCEEDDLKQIFSEYGTVMEAKIPLKPDGKKRGFAFVQFRNMTEAGKALASMNLKEIKDRQVAVDWAIAKDKYLANQSAGAAGTIKEENVNSKGAGADGKEKEAKEKPTSQEEKDDSESEEEEASEEDDEANSSEEDDAENDSESQHSDSDASEPEDDDDSDETEGKTPPKKRDPLPSDVNEGRTIFIRNLAFDTDEEGLEEVLLQFGELKYVRVVMSVDTGYSKGCAFAQFKSKEAADKCIVAAEDEKEFGGIRVDGRRLNVLPAVNREDAVKFKDKKVKTHTGSRNLYLAREGLIRPGSKSAEGVSETDLAKRTRFEELKRAKLKDMNIYVSKTRLCVHNLPKNVDQQKLQKLCVSAAGGKELRITECRVMYDKKPIHGQVIGKSLGYGFVEFKEHEHALQALRHLNNNPDIFGPQKRPIVEFSLEDGRKLKLKAIRLENSKKQLKKGSSQKGEQLPQQQQQHSGMKGPLSKGNSADVVKQEKEQGSQYSGFMTKPEVEHVELEDGKKRPKVLHMPSHRGPKIRKRDKGKQLMVQPKKLKKGPSRKERKGSTFMEKSSENRKPQTCKTKVPEQRGCPF; encoded by the exons ATGCCGGCAGTCACTTTATTTGTCAGGAGATTACCTGCAGCAGCCACCAATCAACGGCTGGCTGAGCTGTTCTCTGAAGTAGGACCGCTGAAGAATTGCTTTGTTGTCCGGGACAGAG AGACTGAAAAATGCCGAGGCTTTGGATATGTTACATTCTCAATGGAAGATGATGCACAGCGGGCCATAAAAGAAGTCCGAGAGTATGAAGGCGAGAAGATATTTGTAACTGTGGCCAAGAAAAAACCTGAtgataagaaaaagaagaagaaagtaaAAACAGAAGGAG ATTCAGAAGATAAAAAGGAACcaaagcatgaacacacacaaaccaaaagTCCTGCGAAGAGTACAGGCATAAAGAAGAACAAACTGAAAGCTAGACTGATCATCAGAAATCTCAGTTTTAAG TGTGAAGAAGATGATTTAAAACAGATCTTCTCTGAGTATGGAACAGTGATGGAGGCCAAGATTCCCTTAAAACCAG ATGGAAAGAAGCGAGGTTTTGCATTTGTGCAGTTTAGGAATATGACAGAAGCTGGAAAAGCTCTGGCATCGATGAACCTGAAGGAGATCAAAG ACAGACAGGTGGCTGTGGACTGGGCCATTGCAAAAGACAAGTATCTCGCCAACCAATCAGCGGGAGCAGCTG GAACCATCAAAGAAGAGAATGTGAATTCTAAAGGTGCAGGAGCTGATGGGAAAGAAAAAGAGGCCAAGGAAAA GCCCACATCACAGGAAGAAAAGGATGACTCTGAGTCAGAAGAAGAAGAGGCATCCGAGGAGGATGATGAAGCCAATAGTAGTGAAGAGGATGATGCAGAAAATGACTCTGAATCTCAGCATTCAGACAGTGATGCCAGTGAacctgaagatgatgatgactcTGATGAAACTGAGGGAAAAA CTCCTCCAAAGAAGAGAGACCCTCTTCCTTCAGATGTGAATGAGGGAAGAACCATCTTCATCAG AAATCTGGCCTTTGACACAGATGAAGAGGGTTTGGAAGAAGTGTTGTTGCAGTTTGGTGAGCTAAAATACGTCCGTGTGGTGATGAGCGTAGACACAGGATATTCAAAAG GTTGTGCTTTTGCTCAGTTTAAAAGTAAAGAAGCGGCAGACAAATGTATCGTTGCTGCTGAAGATGAAAAAGAG TTCGGTGGCATTAGGGTTGATGGAAGGAGATTGAACGTTTTGCCTGCAGTAAACAGAGAAGATGCTGTCAAATTCAAGGACAAGAAAGTGAAAACTCACACAGGCTCTAGGAACCTTTACCTCGCCAGAGAGGGCT TGATTCGTCCTGGATCCAAGTCTGCAGAGGGAGTTTCAGAAACGGACTTGGCCAAGAGAACAAGA TTTGAGGAGCTAAAAAGGGCAAAGTTAAAGGACATGAACATTTATGTGTCTAAAACACGGTTGTGTGTTCATAACCTGCCTAAGAATGTGGATCAACAGAAACTTCAGAAGCTCTGCGTCTCTGCTGCTGGTGGGAAAGAGCTCCGCATCACTGAG TGCCGTGTGATGTATGACAAGAAGCCTATTCATGGTCAGGTGATCGGCAAGTCTCTGGGATATGGCTTTGTGGAGTTTAAAGAGCATGAGCATGCTCTACAAGCCCTTCGTCACCTCAACAACAACCCAGACATCTTTGGACCCCAAAAG AGACCCATAGTGGAGTTTTCTCTGGAGGATGGAAGAAAGCTGAAACTTAAAGCCATTCGTTTGGAAAACAGCAAG AAACAACTCAAAAAAGGCAGTAGCCAAAAAGGAGAGCAACtgccgcagcagcagcagcagcattcgGGGATGAAAGGACCCTTGAGCAAAGGAAATTCAGCTGATGTTGTTAAACAGGAGAAGGAACAAGGAAGCCAGTACAGCGGCTTTATGACCAAACCAGAGGTGGAGCATGTAGAACTGGAGGATGGCAAAAAACGGCCCAAGGTTCTGCACATGCCTTCACACAGAGGCCCAAAGATCAG GAAACGTGATAAAGGGAAACAACTGATGGTACAACCCAAGAAACTGAAGAAAGGGCCCAGCAGGAAAGAGAGAAAGGGGTCTACTTTCATGGAGAAATCCAGCGAGAACAGGAAACCG CAAACCTGCAAAACGAAAGTTCCAGAACAGAGAGGATGTCCGTTTTGA
- the rbm28 gene encoding RNA-binding protein 28 isoform X1: protein MPAVTLFVRRLPAAATNQRLAELFSEVGPLKNCFVVRDRETEKCRGFGYVTFSMEDDAQRAIKEVREYEGEKIFVTVAKKKPDDKKKKKKVKTEGDSEDKKEPKHEHTQTKSPAKSTGIKKNKLKARLIIRNLSFKCEEDDLKQIFSEYGTVMEAKIPLKPDGKKRGFAFVQFRNMTEAGKALASMNLKEIKDRQVAVDWAIAKDKYLANQSAGAAGTIKEENVNSKGAGADGKEKEAKEKPTSQEEKDDSESEEEEASEEDDEANSSEEDDAENDSESQHSDSDASEPEDDDDSDETEGKTPPKKRDPLPSDVNEGRTIFIRNLAFDTDEEGLEEVLLQFGELKYVRVVMSVDTGYSKGCAFAQFKSKEAADKCIVAAEDEKEFGGIRVDGRRLNVLPAVNREDAVKFKDKKVKTHTGSRNLYLAREGLIRPGSKSAEGVSETDLAKRTRFEELKRAKLKDMNIYVSKTRLCVHNLPKNVDQQKLQKLCVSAAGGKELRITECRVMYDKKPIHGQVIGKSLGYGFVEFKEHEHALQALRHLNNNPDIFGPQKRPIVEFSLEDGRKLKLKAIRLENSKKQLKKGSSQKGEQLPQQQQQHSGMKGPLSKGNSADVVKQEKEQGSQYSGFMTKPEVEHVELEDGKKRPKVLHMPSHRGPKIRKRDKGKQLMVQPKKLKKGPSRKERKGSTFMEKSSENRKPNSKPAKRKFQNREDVRFDTLVNQYKKKLMGTSNAKTAVKKSKWFS from the exons ATGCCGGCAGTCACTTTATTTGTCAGGAGATTACCTGCAGCAGCCACCAATCAACGGCTGGCTGAGCTGTTCTCTGAAGTAGGACCGCTGAAGAATTGCTTTGTTGTCCGGGACAGAG AGACTGAAAAATGCCGAGGCTTTGGATATGTTACATTCTCAATGGAAGATGATGCACAGCGGGCCATAAAAGAAGTCCGAGAGTATGAAGGCGAGAAGATATTTGTAACTGTGGCCAAGAAAAAACCTGAtgataagaaaaagaagaagaaagtaaAAACAGAAGGAG ATTCAGAAGATAAAAAGGAACcaaagcatgaacacacacaaaccaaaagTCCTGCGAAGAGTACAGGCATAAAGAAGAACAAACTGAAAGCTAGACTGATCATCAGAAATCTCAGTTTTAAG TGTGAAGAAGATGATTTAAAACAGATCTTCTCTGAGTATGGAACAGTGATGGAGGCCAAGATTCCCTTAAAACCAG ATGGAAAGAAGCGAGGTTTTGCATTTGTGCAGTTTAGGAATATGACAGAAGCTGGAAAAGCTCTGGCATCGATGAACCTGAAGGAGATCAAAG ACAGACAGGTGGCTGTGGACTGGGCCATTGCAAAAGACAAGTATCTCGCCAACCAATCAGCGGGAGCAGCTG GAACCATCAAAGAAGAGAATGTGAATTCTAAAGGTGCAGGAGCTGATGGGAAAGAAAAAGAGGCCAAGGAAAA GCCCACATCACAGGAAGAAAAGGATGACTCTGAGTCAGAAGAAGAAGAGGCATCCGAGGAGGATGATGAAGCCAATAGTAGTGAAGAGGATGATGCAGAAAATGACTCTGAATCTCAGCATTCAGACAGTGATGCCAGTGAacctgaagatgatgatgactcTGATGAAACTGAGGGAAAAA CTCCTCCAAAGAAGAGAGACCCTCTTCCTTCAGATGTGAATGAGGGAAGAACCATCTTCATCAG AAATCTGGCCTTTGACACAGATGAAGAGGGTTTGGAAGAAGTGTTGTTGCAGTTTGGTGAGCTAAAATACGTCCGTGTGGTGATGAGCGTAGACACAGGATATTCAAAAG GTTGTGCTTTTGCTCAGTTTAAAAGTAAAGAAGCGGCAGACAAATGTATCGTTGCTGCTGAAGATGAAAAAGAG TTCGGTGGCATTAGGGTTGATGGAAGGAGATTGAACGTTTTGCCTGCAGTAAACAGAGAAGATGCTGTCAAATTCAAGGACAAGAAAGTGAAAACTCACACAGGCTCTAGGAACCTTTACCTCGCCAGAGAGGGCT TGATTCGTCCTGGATCCAAGTCTGCAGAGGGAGTTTCAGAAACGGACTTGGCCAAGAGAACAAGA TTTGAGGAGCTAAAAAGGGCAAAGTTAAAGGACATGAACATTTATGTGTCTAAAACACGGTTGTGTGTTCATAACCTGCCTAAGAATGTGGATCAACAGAAACTTCAGAAGCTCTGCGTCTCTGCTGCTGGTGGGAAAGAGCTCCGCATCACTGAG TGCCGTGTGATGTATGACAAGAAGCCTATTCATGGTCAGGTGATCGGCAAGTCTCTGGGATATGGCTTTGTGGAGTTTAAAGAGCATGAGCATGCTCTACAAGCCCTTCGTCACCTCAACAACAACCCAGACATCTTTGGACCCCAAAAG AGACCCATAGTGGAGTTTTCTCTGGAGGATGGAAGAAAGCTGAAACTTAAAGCCATTCGTTTGGAAAACAGCAAG AAACAACTCAAAAAAGGCAGTAGCCAAAAAGGAGAGCAACtgccgcagcagcagcagcagcattcgGGGATGAAAGGACCCTTGAGCAAAGGAAATTCAGCTGATGTTGTTAAACAGGAGAAGGAACAAGGAAGCCAGTACAGCGGCTTTATGACCAAACCAGAGGTGGAGCATGTAGAACTGGAGGATGGCAAAAAACGGCCCAAGGTTCTGCACATGCCTTCACACAGAGGCCCAAAGATCAG GAAACGTGATAAAGGGAAACAACTGATGGTACAACCCAAGAAACTGAAGAAAGGGCCCAGCAGGAAAGAGAGAAAGGGGTCTACTTTCATGGAGAAATCCAGCGAGAACAGGAAACCG AATAGCAAACCTGCAAAACGAAAGTTCCAGAACAGAGAGGATGTCCGTTTTGACACACTGGTGAACCAGTACAAAAAGAAACTAATGGGAACATCAAATGCTAAGACTGCAGTCAAAAAGAGCAAATGGTTCAGCTGA